The following are from one region of the Moritella sp. 24 genome:
- a CDS encoding beta-ketoacyl-ACP synthase III, with translation MNNVVISGSGLFTPPDSISNDELVTSFNCYVDNFNSENAAAIEAGEVTAKAHSSSEFIEKASGIKSRFVMSKAGILDPAIMRPVFQPIEDDEPSITVQMALVAAKQALAAANKEAQDIDLIIFAASGFQRAYPAMAVELQHFLGANGFAYDMSVACSSATFAIASAMDAVKSGRSKAALVVNPEICSAHLNFKDRDSHFIFGDVCTAVVIEDKATATSDSCYEIIDSKLFTQYSNNIRNNLGYLSRSEGADINADSSFFMQNGRKVFKEVLPTVYNLITEQLSGLDLQASNFKRLWLHQANINMNNYLAKKLLGRDPSAAEAPIILDEYANTASAGSIIAFHLHQDDIESGDLALICSFGAGYSVGSLVLKRC, from the coding sequence ATGAATAATGTAGTAATTAGTGGTAGCGGTTTATTTACCCCTCCTGATTCGATCAGTAACGATGAGCTGGTAACTAGTTTTAATTGTTACGTCGATAATTTTAATTCCGAGAATGCTGCCGCAATTGAAGCGGGAGAAGTGACTGCTAAAGCACATTCAAGCAGTGAATTTATTGAAAAAGCATCAGGCATTAAAAGTCGTTTTGTGATGAGTAAAGCGGGCATTTTAGATCCTGCGATTATGCGTCCGGTATTTCAACCTATTGAAGATGATGAACCAAGTATTACGGTACAAATGGCGTTAGTTGCCGCAAAACAAGCATTAGCAGCAGCCAATAAAGAAGCACAAGATATCGATTTAATTATTTTTGCCGCGTCTGGTTTCCAACGTGCATATCCGGCAATGGCTGTTGAATTGCAACATTTCCTTGGCGCTAACGGTTTTGCTTATGATATGAGTGTGGCGTGTTCATCGGCTACATTTGCTATTGCGAGTGCCATGGACGCGGTTAAGTCAGGGCGTAGTAAAGCAGCGTTAGTGGTTAACCCTGAAATTTGTTCTGCGCATTTAAACTTTAAAGATCGTGACAGCCACTTTATTTTTGGTGATGTGTGTACGGCGGTTGTGATTGAAGATAAAGCCACTGCAACGAGCGATAGCTGTTATGAAATTATTGATAGTAAATTGTTTACGCAATATTCAAATAACATTCGTAATAACTTAGGTTACTTAAGCCGTAGTGAAGGGGCAGATATTAACGCTGACTCTAGCTTCTTTATGCAAAATGGCCGTAAGGTATTTAAAGAAGTATTACCAACGGTGTATAACTTGATCACTGAACAACTCAGTGGTTTAGATCTACAAGCAAGTAACTTTAAACGCTTGTGGTTACATCAAGCGAATATCAATATGAATAATTATTTAGCGAAGAAGTTGTTGGGTCGTGATCCATCAGCAGCCGAAGCGCCAATTATTCTGGATGAATATGCTAATACAGCATCAGCAGGTTCGATTATTGCGTTCCATTTACATCAAGATGATATTGAAAGTGGTGATTTAGCATTAATTTGCTCGTTTGGTGCTGGTTATTCCGTTGGCTCACTAGTGCTTAAGCGTTGCTAA
- the cysZ gene encoding sulfate transporter CysZ, translating into MLSVKPSLSGFQYFLQGFDLIRQPKLRPFVLIPLLVNLILFSVSFYFLFQQIDIWLAQLEASLDWFSWLVYIIKPLAFILILLLFGFFFGTIANIIAAPFNGLLAEQTELLLSNKPLPESSIKDVLLDIPRVMTRELKKIKYYIPRAIGLLLLFFVPVVGQTVAPIIWFIFTAWMLAIQYADYTFDNNKVGFDEMRSELSSNRMQSLSFGSMVALCQSIPIVNFMIMPVAVCGATAMWVDNSDNQV; encoded by the coding sequence ATGCTTTCAGTAAAACCATCGTTATCGGGGTTTCAATATTTCTTACAAGGTTTTGACTTAATCCGTCAGCCTAAGCTAAGACCTTTTGTATTGATCCCATTATTAGTTAATCTTATTTTATTCTCGGTCAGCTTTTACTTTTTGTTTCAACAAATCGATATTTGGTTAGCACAACTAGAAGCAAGTTTAGACTGGTTTAGCTGGTTAGTTTATATTATTAAGCCCCTCGCCTTTATTCTGATACTGCTACTATTTGGATTCTTTTTTGGCACCATTGCGAACATTATTGCCGCGCCGTTTAATGGCTTATTAGCAGAACAAACTGAATTACTGCTAAGTAATAAACCCTTGCCTGAAAGCAGTATTAAAGATGTGTTATTAGATATCCCGCGCGTGATGACGCGAGAACTGAAAAAGATAAAATACTACATCCCCCGTGCCATTGGCCTACTGCTGCTATTTTTCGTGCCTGTTGTTGGTCAAACTGTCGCACCGATTATCTGGTTTATCTTTACTGCATGGATGCTAGCGATTCAATATGCCGATTACACGTTTGATAATAATAAAGTCGGCTTTGACGAAATGCGCAGTGAACTGTCTTCAAACCGCATGCAATCATTAAGCTTTGGCTCAATGGTAGCCTTATGCCAATCAATTCCAATTGTGAACTTCATGATTATGCCTGTTGCCGTATGTGGCGCAACAGCGATGTGGGTTGATAATAGCGATAACCAAGTTTGA
- the smc gene encoding chromosome segregation protein SMC — MYLKKIKISGFKSFVDTTELLFPHDMTAVVGPNGCGKSNIIDAVRWVLGESSAKHLRGDAMSDVIFNGSVARSPVSRASVELLFDNAQQRIDHALLQYNEVSIRRELYRDGTNQYYLNGKKCRRKDVTELFLGTGLGPRSYAIIEQGMISRLIESKPHELRHFIEEAAGISKYKEKRRETELRINQTKDNLNRLADIRIELGSQIDKLKVQSVVAQQFRTLKQQQREAKSRLGLVQIYDVERSINQLAQQKLVLMNEQEKFTATAIKFQTKITDFDVQLGELTILIENQQQAFYLQGTELAKIEQKILHHKARKQESAGKQQEYQDQSVKLKALLQQEQTQLQTHQQQASLTETDYNRLAAELIVIEQSLASATVSSEQAVAQHAVYLDKVQRFSSKLDVLTGALKSAESVLGKSKQQRADIQEEQQQHGSHSKQALISDKITQQQQLQSQETELAHELAGLNNGFKGINKQVSTLEADINKNVAEQTDVNASLSVITELLRKSEHADHAHTWLECNFDSIPLKLLQQLDVEPGWEAAVEKVLANWLDAYCISDEQLAQFDLTELPALQWFKSSNCAVRAGSLAGKVRNNLFNRQLNQVMCAASIDDAKAGADNNGEFSYITAHGDWFTDEGVWLSQHAKASESSVQGRIEMQQQASQQQARLVAIERLLTTQHNQLIALSVTQGDYQTHIEQVQASLNEKQSEVSQLTIELGLLQQQQAQWQLNHDQLNTRLLTVENLLAIEAEEVQRFNAQIISTQEAITQLANDDGLIQKAEAAKADKAKFLQEQQVLEKQVQQLLLVKTKFTVEVEKQLQLIAKTESQYQTILQDIAALGDNSLYAENLQQLETARSIAAEKQMAIENDNNQKKLTRAKLTNDKRDVEEKRARIMTSGLKVKDKIQQLDLKQANNKAKEQLLYQQIADDNVDIDTLKRECVNILTLKEYQQQLKQLEAQLQKIGAVNLAAVEEYEQQSQRKQYLDEQTDDLEKAIETLEAAIVKIDKQTKARFATTFEKINNDFKTLFPKVFGGGAAWLELTSSNLLDTGVTIMARPPGKKNARISLLSGGEKALTALSLVFAIFRLNPAPFCMLDEVDAPLDELNVGRFCKLVQEMSETVQFIYISHNKLAMEMAQQLIGVTMHEPGVSRIVAVDISAAVELTDN, encoded by the coding sequence ATGTACCTTAAAAAGATCAAAATATCTGGCTTTAAGTCATTTGTTGATACCACTGAATTGCTTTTTCCGCACGATATGACTGCTGTTGTTGGTCCTAACGGTTGTGGTAAATCAAATATTATTGATGCCGTGCGTTGGGTGCTGGGCGAAAGTTCTGCAAAGCACTTACGTGGTGATGCAATGTCTGACGTTATTTTTAACGGTTCAGTTGCACGTTCGCCTGTTTCAAGAGCCAGTGTTGAATTGTTATTTGATAATGCTCAACAACGTATTGACCATGCTTTATTACAATATAATGAAGTGTCTATTCGTCGTGAATTATACCGTGACGGAACGAATCAATATTATCTCAACGGTAAGAAATGCCGTCGTAAAGACGTGACAGAGCTGTTTTTAGGAACAGGTTTAGGCCCACGCAGTTATGCGATCATCGAACAGGGGATGATCTCACGTTTAATTGAATCGAAACCCCATGAGTTACGTCATTTCATCGAAGAAGCGGCAGGCATTTCTAAATATAAAGAAAAGCGTCGCGAAACCGAACTGCGCATTAATCAAACCAAAGACAACCTTAATCGACTTGCTGATATCCGTATTGAACTGGGCTCGCAAATCGACAAGCTAAAAGTACAGTCTGTCGTTGCACAACAATTTAGAACCTTAAAACAACAGCAACGAGAAGCAAAAAGCCGCCTTGGATTAGTGCAAATTTATGATGTCGAGCGTTCTATTAATCAGCTTGCGCAACAAAAATTAGTATTAATGAATGAACAAGAGAAGTTCACAGCTACAGCGATTAAATTCCAAACTAAAATTACAGATTTTGATGTACAGTTAGGTGAATTAACGATCCTCATTGAAAATCAGCAACAAGCGTTTTATTTACAAGGCACAGAGCTGGCTAAGATTGAGCAGAAAATACTGCACCATAAAGCACGTAAACAAGAGTCAGCCGGAAAGCAGCAAGAATATCAGGATCAAAGTGTAAAGTTAAAAGCGTTACTACAACAAGAGCAGACGCAATTACAAACGCATCAACAGCAAGCTTCATTGACTGAAACGGACTACAATCGTCTTGCTGCTGAGTTAATTGTGATTGAGCAGTCATTAGCATCTGCAACCGTTAGCAGTGAGCAGGCCGTTGCACAACATGCGGTATACCTTGATAAAGTACAACGCTTTAGTAGCAAGCTTGATGTACTGACTGGTGCCTTAAAAAGTGCAGAGTCAGTATTAGGTAAAAGTAAACAGCAACGGGCAGATATACAAGAAGAACAGCAACAGCATGGGTCACACAGCAAACAAGCGCTAATTTCAGATAAAATAACGCAACAGCAGCAGTTACAATCACAAGAAACAGAACTTGCTCATGAACTTGCTGGTTTGAATAACGGTTTCAAAGGCATTAATAAACAAGTTTCGACATTGGAAGCAGACATAAATAAAAATGTCGCTGAGCAAACCGACGTTAACGCATCATTGAGTGTGATCACTGAGCTATTACGTAAATCGGAGCATGCCGATCACGCGCATACTTGGTTAGAATGTAATTTCGATTCTATACCGCTAAAATTACTCCAACAACTCGATGTAGAACCCGGTTGGGAAGCGGCTGTAGAAAAGGTACTTGCTAATTGGCTTGATGCTTACTGTATTAGTGATGAACAACTTGCCCAATTCGACTTGACTGAACTACCTGCATTGCAATGGTTTAAATCAAGTAATTGTGCTGTTCGTGCGGGTTCGCTTGCAGGTAAGGTTAGAAATAACTTATTTAATCGCCAATTAAATCAAGTGATGTGCGCTGCTAGTATTGATGATGCGAAAGCAGGTGCTGATAACAATGGTGAATTTAGCTATATCACCGCGCATGGCGATTGGTTTACTGATGAAGGTGTGTGGTTGTCTCAGCATGCGAAAGCCAGCGAATCATCAGTGCAAGGCCGTATTGAAATGCAACAGCAAGCCTCTCAGCAACAGGCCCGTTTAGTTGCGATTGAGCGCTTATTAACAACCCAACACAACCAGTTAATTGCGCTGTCGGTAACGCAAGGTGATTACCAAACTCATATTGAACAGGTTCAAGCCAGCCTTAACGAAAAGCAAAGTGAAGTGTCGCAGCTAACAATTGAACTTGGTTTGTTACAACAGCAGCAAGCTCAGTGGCAGTTAAACCATGATCAGCTTAATACACGATTATTGACCGTTGAAAATCTATTAGCGATTGAAGCCGAAGAAGTTCAGCGCTTTAATGCGCAGATTATATCAACGCAAGAAGCAATTACGCAGTTAGCTAATGATGATGGTTTGATACAGAAAGCGGAAGCCGCAAAAGCAGATAAAGCGAAGTTTTTACAAGAACAGCAAGTACTTGAGAAACAAGTTCAGCAGTTACTACTCGTTAAAACCAAGTTTACGGTCGAAGTAGAGAAGCAGCTGCAGTTGATTGCTAAAACAGAATCACAATATCAAACTATTTTACAAGATATTGCTGCATTAGGTGATAACTCATTATATGCTGAAAACTTACAACAGTTAGAAACAGCACGTTCGATTGCCGCTGAGAAACAAATGGCGATTGAAAATGATAACAATCAGAAAAAATTAACACGGGCTAAACTCACTAATGACAAGCGCGATGTTGAAGAAAAACGTGCTAGGATAATGACTAGTGGTTTAAAAGTGAAAGACAAAATACAACAGCTTGATTTAAAACAGGCTAACAACAAAGCGAAAGAGCAGCTATTATATCAACAAATAGCGGATGATAATGTTGATATAGACACATTGAAACGTGAGTGTGTTAATATATTAACGCTTAAAGAATATCAACAGCAGCTTAAACAGCTTGAAGCACAACTGCAAAAAATAGGTGCAGTAAATCTAGCTGCAGTTGAAGAATACGAACAACAATCGCAGCGTAAACAGTATTTAGATGAACAAACGGATGACTTAGAAAAAGCCATCGAAACGTTAGAAGCTGCTATTGTTAAAATTGATAAACAAACTAAGGCGCGTTTTGCGACTACGTTTGAAAAAATTAATAATGATTTTAAAACGTTATTCCCTAAAGTATTTGGTGGTGGTGCCGCTTGGTTAGAGCTGACATCAAGCAATTTACTGGACACAGGAGTAACGATTATGGCGCGACCGCCAGGGAAAAAGAATGCACGAATCTCGTTGCTTTCCGGTGGTGAAAAAGCATTAACGGCATTGTCGTTAGTCTTTGCGATATTTAGGTTAAACCCTGCACCATTTTGTATGCTAGATGAAGTGGATGCGCCACTGGATGAACTAAACGTGGGGCGTTTTTGTAAACTGGTTCAGGAGATGTCAGAAACAGTACAATTTATTTATATTAGTCATAATAAGTTAGCCATGGAAATGGCTCAGCAATTAATAGGAGTGACCATGCATGAACCAGGGGTCTCTCGAATAGTCGCCGTCGATATTTCGGCTGCGGTAGAACTTACAGACAATTAA
- the zipA gene encoding cell division protein ZipA: MQDLRLVLIILGFIAIVALIAHGLWSNKKNQVKPLKDKPLGKVDNNVKDRQGFDLDGIGEKRVVIKSVEPTINVIDTEKPTPVTADKIEPQFSSNNMQEENVITGSFSATDIDEPIAASPLTADDVIMNDVSYDVVEAAAPSIVEPIVHNDTVVTHQVQNVPNDIAANDTNDESNVNDPAAKTETNAPVDDTVNEDEAVFVINIMAREGKNIAGAELLQELSAFGFKFGAMNIFHRHVDAAGKGPVIFSLANMVKPGVFDIDTMEQFESPGVSLFMMFPCAGQASHNYSLMLSAAERIAEGVDGLLMDASRNPLLEDAIEQEQAFIRKLENKALAKKPH, encoded by the coding sequence ATGCAAGATTTGCGACTTGTTCTCATCATTCTAGGGTTTATTGCAATTGTTGCTTTAATTGCCCATGGCCTTTGGTCAAATAAAAAGAATCAAGTAAAACCATTAAAAGATAAGCCACTTGGCAAGGTAGATAACAACGTTAAAGATAGACAGGGTTTTGACCTTGACGGTATCGGTGAAAAACGTGTTGTTATTAAGTCAGTTGAACCGACGATTAACGTTATTGATACTGAAAAACCAACGCCAGTGACAGCTGATAAGATCGAACCTCAGTTTAGTTCGAATAACATGCAAGAAGAAAACGTGATCACGGGTTCTTTTTCTGCGACTGATATCGATGAACCTATCGCTGCATCACCGCTCACTGCTGATGACGTGATAATGAATGATGTTAGCTATGATGTTGTTGAAGCGGCTGCTCCAAGTATTGTTGAGCCTATTGTACACAATGACACGGTTGTGACACACCAAGTCCAAAACGTGCCTAATGATATCGCTGCTAATGATACTAATGACGAAAGCAATGTTAACGACCCGGCTGCGAAAACAGAGACAAATGCGCCAGTAGATGACACTGTTAACGAAGACGAAGCGGTGTTTGTCATTAATATTATGGCGCGTGAAGGTAAAAACATTGCCGGTGCTGAATTATTACAAGAATTATCTGCGTTTGGCTTTAAATTTGGTGCGATGAATATTTTCCATCGTCATGTTGATGCCGCAGGTAAAGGCCCTGTTATCTTTAGTTTAGCGAACATGGTTAAGCCTGGCGTATTTGATATAGATACGATGGAACAGTTTGAATCACCTGGTGTATCATTATTTATGATGTTCCCGTGTGCTGGTCAAGCGTCTCATAATTATAGTCTGATGCTGAGTGCGGCAGAACGCATTGCTGAAGGCGTCGATGGTTTGTTAATGGATGCATCACGCAACCCATTATTAGAAGACGCTATCGAGCAAGAACAAGCGTTTATTCGTAAGCTAGAAAATAAAGCGTTAGCTAAAAAACCTCACTAA